The following are encoded together in the Vespa crabro chromosome 12, iyVesCrab1.2, whole genome shotgun sequence genome:
- the LOC124428310 gene encoding venom serine protease-like encodes MKLGNFIPLLCILFGIVESEDTVDSDCNFYQDLEPNINYYVYNPDYPDYYIGEHTCRWIASSNTRVKLNCSIFDIPPTANCSMDYIKVDVGDGIEYKFCGLNSFVVESISSKMTITFHSEYNTYGGKFRCDLRAVEDQCRCGWKNPSRIVGGVETGVNEYPMMAGIVSFETYLLFCGATIISPNYVLTAAHCVKQYDSSNLGIIVGEHNVRTGNETDVTRLHMVEKIIIHPKYQTKRNDIAVIKSQSKFEYSMKVGPACLPFYYMQRNFTNQVVTALGWGTTSFGGPKSDVLMKVDLHVISTKQCNKKFPDVRNNQLCTFDKGKDACQFDSGGPILWQNPRTNRVFDLGVISYGSTCADNSPGVNTKISDYLDFIRKSTPGETYCQVY; translated from the exons ATGAAGCTAG GCAATTTTATTCCATTGCTATGTATTCTGTTTGGAATCGTGGAATCGGAAGACACCGTTGATTCcgattgtaatttttatcaagATTTAGAAccaaacattaattattacgtatataatcCTGATTATCCAGATTATTATATAGGCGAACATACTTGTCGATGGATAGCTTCGAGTAATACACGAGTTAAATTGAATTGCTCAATTTTCGATATTCCACCg ACTGCCAATTGTTCGATGGATTATATAAAAGTCGATGTCGGCGATGGTATCGAGTACAAATTTTGTGGATTGAATTCTTTCGTAGTGGAATCGATATCATCGAAAATGACTATAACATTTCATTCGGAATATAATACTTATGGTGGTAAATTTCGATGTGATCTCAGAGCAGTCGAAGATCAATGTAGATGCGGTTGGAAGAATCCG TCTAGAATCGTAGGTGGTGTTGAAACAGGAGTAAATGAATATCCTATGATGGCTGGTATTGTAAGTTTTGAAACATATCTTTTGTTTTGCGGTGCAACTATAATAAGTCCGAACTATGTATTAACGGCAGCTCATTGCGTTAAACAATACGATTCATCTAATTTAGGAATCATTGTTGGAGAACATAACGTAAGGACAG gTAACGAAACAGATGTAACTCGACTTCATATGGTTGAGAAAATAATCATACATCCGAAATATcagacaaaaagaaatgatatagcGGTTATCAAATCACAATCGAAATTTGAATATTCCATGAAAGTTGGACCTGCATGTCTTCCCTTTTATTACATGCAAAGAAATTTTACCAATCAGGTTGTTACAGCTTTAG GTTGGGGTACAACGAGTTTTGGTGGTCCCAAGTCTGACGTTCTGATGAAAGTCGATTTGCATGTCATATCAACGAAACAATGTAATAAGAAATTTCCCGATGTTAGGAATAATCAACTTTGTACGTTTGATAAGGGAAAGGATGCTTGTCAG TTCGACAGTGGCGGTCCAATTTTATGGCAAAATCCAAGGACCAATCGGGTTTTCGATCTTGGAGTAATCAGTTATGGTTCAACCTGTGCCGATAATAGTCCCGGTGTTAACACGAAAATCTCCGattatttagattttattagaaaatcgaCACCTG GAGAAACATACTGTCAGGTGTATTAA
- the LOC124428429 gene encoding centrosomal protein of 89 kDa, with protein MLNMNTVFINVAMVVPYNNKPNIRICLKTEVMQEDTMEKHGVIKHGKQKVKTTNEIEPVHGLTYCRRKVNKMRHSNKGKFKLDDMSFNDKSDDKISSPKSKSRRHLRKEIERLMEENHMLMMKLEDFNAISDDREEQKDKDKLIFKIRDKYHKLVQEYERVQQECEELNVLLKQKETEYRQLHVHHEESTQVYQQLEKTKDSLLNINQKLKSDNIQLKEDIVLLKKVIYQLNVELERYQDKLRSCGQIIPLQYSTSTMNDAELSKENKKMLESWGNVDLHALGPLLNAYQENIIEKKELISKYERELNDFTGRCKEIISENEYLQKELENSKSKCNRYVEEIKEISNDATLIKEQNDKVTQQVVNHKQKLQELQSLYERKIESLTQENKSLHKEVITYKTELSNLQGKYKIVNEGYEMLKNNSDKTMPVHVHVAAVDECKRLFEELKSQYESEKKKLSTRIKQLEESLPDNEKQLVTVTAERNHLKNLTRTLERNLKRTQHKLTNVQNVVYSVQISRDSFKRQLNKTTAYCEKLVSEYEKVMSEKEKLMNLLHEREKENADIQYIGDSIAHRVGNLKSQLNAVQKDAKDQLAMVERHIRIHEVGTNQLKSEYRQEVQRLKRLLKQKDDVITQLQKEKEKLTSQEHIELV; from the exons ATGTTGAACATGAATACTGTATTTATCAACGTTGCCATGGTAGTTCCTTACAATAATAAACCTAATATCCGGATTTGTCTTAAAACAGAAGTGATGCAAG AGGATACCATGGAGAAGCATGGTGTTATTAAG cacGGCAAGCAGAAAGTAAAAACTACCAATGAGATCGAACCGGTTCATGGATTAACATATTGTCGtagaaaagttaataaaatgcGTCATTCTAATAAAGGGAAATTTAAATTGGATGATATGTCTTTTAATGATAAGAGCGATGATAAAATAAGTTCTCCAAAAAGTAAGAGTAGACGTCATCTTCGTAAAGAGATTGAAAGACTGATGGAAGAGAATCATATGTTGATGATGAAATTAGAAGATTTCAATGCGATTTCAG ATGATAGGGAGGAAcaaaaggataaagataaattaatatttaaaatacgcGATAAGTATCATAAATTAGTGCAGGAATATGAACGTGTTCAACAGGAGTGCGAAGAATTGAATGTACTTTTGAAGCAAAAAGAAACGGAATATAGACAATTGCATGTTCATCATGAAGAATCGACTCAGGTTTATCAACaattagaaaaaacaaaagatagtttattaaatattaatcaaaaattaaaatctgaTAATATACAATTGAAGGAAGATATTGTGCTTcttaaaaaagtaatttatcaattaaatgtAGAATTAGAAAGGTATCAGGATAAACTGAGATCATGTGGACAAATTATACCATTGCAATATAGTACTAGTACGATGAACGATGCAGAACTgtctaaagaaaataagaagatgtTAGAATCTTGGGGTAATGTAGATTTACATGCTTTGGGTCCACTTTTAAACGCTTATCAagagaatataatagaaaagaaagaattgataAGCAAGTATGAACGTGAACTCAATGATTTTACTGGCAGATGTAAGGAAATTATATcggaaaatgaatatttacaaAAGGAATTGGAAAATTCTAAATCAAag TGTAATAGGTATGtggaagagataaaagaaatttcaaatgatGCCACTTTGATCAAGGAACAAAATGATAAAGTTACGCAGCAAGTTGTTAATCACAAACAAAAACTTCAAGAATTACAATCCTTGTatgaaaggaagatagaatCTTTGactcaagaaaataaaagtctaCATAAAGAAGTAATAACCTATAAAACAGAATTAAGTAATCTtcaaggaaaatataaaatagtaaatGAAGGGTATgaaatgttgaaaaataatagcgataaaacaATGCCGGTACACGTGCATGTTGCAGCAGTAGATGAATGCAAAAGATTGTTCGAAGAATTAAAATCGCAGTACGAatcagagaagaaaaaactttcTACGCGTATCAAACAATTGGAGGAATCTCTACCAGACAATGAGAAACAACTTGTGACGGTAACAGCGGAGcgaaatcatttaaaaaatctaaCGAGAACGTTAGAGCGCAATCTAAa aCGTACTCAGCACAAATTAACAAACGTGCAAAATGTCGTATACTCTGTACAAATTTCACGTGACTCGTTTAAAAGACAATTGAATAAAACCACTGCATATTGCGAAAAGTTAGTATCGGAATATGAAAAGGTTATGTcggagaaggaaaaattaatgaatttgttacacgaaagagagaaagaaaatgcggATATTCAATACATAGGCGACAGTATAGCTCATAGAGTAGGAAACCTTAAAAGTCAATTGAAC GCTGTACAAAAGGACGCGAAGGATCAATTGGCAATGGTGGAAAGGCATATTAGAATACACGAAGTTGGTACAAATCAATTGAAATCGGAATATCGTCAAGAGGTACAACGTTTGAAACGTTTGCTTAAGCAAAAGGACGACGTTATAACTCAAttgcaaaaggaaaaagaaaaactaacgTCTCAAGAACATATTGAATTGGTTTGA